ACCAGGAAGGGGTGACGATGCTGAACCTGGACACGAACATCAATCCCGGCGCCGTCGGCAACGACGAGCTGGAGATCATCGTCAGGTAGTGCCGCAGCTCTCGTCCTTCCACCATTCTTACCACGACGTGCCCGGGATCTCCCGGGCATTTTGCTTTTGGAGCCCTATATGTCCTTCGTCGTCACCAAGCGCCCGGTCGCTGCCTTCCCTATCTCCCTCGTCGTCAACGGCACGAATGGCGACCCGCTGGAAATCAGCTTCGTCGCTCAGTATCACCGGCACACGCCGGAGCAGTTGGCCGATCTGACCGACGGTATGGTCAACAAGGCGCGCGCCACCCAGAATTTGCCCCCCCTCCTGCGGCCCGATGGCTCCCAGGCTCCCGAGTATCCCTACTCGAGCGACCTCGAGTTCGTGCAAGCAAAGCTGGCCAACTGGCTGGGCGTGAGGGATGCGGCGGGGGACTCCGTCCCCTTCAGCCGGGAATCGCTGCAGGCGGTGATTACCGATTGGCCGGAGCTGATCGCTCCGCTGTTCAGCGGCTTCTATGCCGCGCACCAGGGCGCACAGAAAAAAAACTGATCGAGGCCGCCAGGCGATGGGCAGGAGCTGGCGCACCACAGGCCGGCGGCTTTGATACTGACGACCAGGTGCTGGCGGCGCTTCGAGCAGCAGGGGCGCCAGCGGAAGTTCTAGATGCGGCCAGGCCAGCATCGGCGTCTGACGACGAGGCGTTTGAAGTGTGGCCGGAGAACTTGCCGACATTTGAGGCATTCATTGCACTGAGCCACTGCTGGACCTGGGTGGCGCCGGCAATGGGACGGCCCGTGAGGGTGGGAATCCCGTCC
The sequence above is drawn from the Achromobacter xylosoxidans genome and encodes:
- a CDS encoding DUF1799 domain-containing protein, translated to MLAALRAAGAPAEVLDAARPASASDDEAFEVWPENLPTFEAFIALSHCWTWVAPAMGRPVRVGIPSAEIESTLRLLRVKRRVRREMFIELRAMERAALEVFESNE